The region AGTGTTATTTTTTTCATGGTGTAATTAACTTTAAACCGGTTTAAAAATTAGGTTGATTTGCTTAGTTAGACCAATTTCACACCAATTGATCCAATCAAGTTCATAAGTTCATAACTCTTCATCTACCCctcattttcattttataaCACATCATTATCATTTATCTCATTTCTTTCAATCTCTTTCTTCTTAAAtgagttttacaccatcaactAACACTCATTGAAAAAACCAACTTACCAACTTTAGTATATTTTCACTAAAATTTTCTTGGATCTCAATTTAATCTCATTTTTTCAttgtattagtttttttttataaacaaatgttagttgCTAGAAACGTTAGTAAATTATTCCCTTCGGGTTCGAACCAGAAACCCTTCATCATTCACCACatccaacccttatgtctctagctcttaccacttaaactatcattatcattcggggacactatttatatctttcatttttctctcataGTTTTCCCAGCATGGTGTGGTGTGCATTATTGTTGTTGTCAGAAAATCGTTAAGAGTTCCAAAGAGCACTTCCTTCCCTTCCCGCCGTGACTGCCACGTGTTACTTGTTTGACTGCACCTTTTTCCACCTCTGGGTCCCACCCCACCAATTTGTTTGgatcttctcttcttccttaaACACTCTTATTTTTCCACCTCTCTTTCTTCCTCCTCTAtctgagtgagtgagtgagtgagacaAAACACTACACAGTGCTTGCTTGCTTTTCTTGCAGCTACAATGACAGACACCACAGATGATATTGCTGAAGAAATCTCCTTCCAGAGCTTCGATGATGACTGCAAGCTGCTGGGAAATCTCCTCAACGACATTCTCCACCGTGAAGTTGGCACCACCTTCGTTGACAAGCTCGAACGGATTCGAGTCCTTGCTCAGGTAGTACAAATTTGTTTTTACTTCAAACCCCACTTCCTTGTTTTGCTTCTTCTTTCAACTttcactatattatattatgccTTTGGTGTTTTATGATGCATGTGATGAATCATGATGAATGATGCATGTGATGTTATGTGAGTTCAATGGATGATAAGAATTATTGAGTGAAGTAGACTGAGGTGAGGTTTCTCTTTTTTGCCTGCAGAGTGCTTGTAATATGAGGCAGGCAGGTATTGTGAACATGGCTGAGCTGCTTGAGAAGCAGTTGGCTTCAGAGTTATCACAGATGACACTAGAAGAAGCTCTCACCCTTGCTCGTGCCTTCAGCCATTATCTTACTTTGATGGGTATAGCTGAAACCCATCATAGGTGAGACAGTAATTGGCCTTTTACTCTCCTCTCATCATTAGTTGATAATTAGTTTCTGTCGTTCTTTGATACCATAGAATTGTGAAAGTTAAAACATAAGGTGGAATGAAATTTTGGAGGAGATAGGTAAgtagttcaaacttcaaaatcaatttactactaggtgcatgtttggaaatcgtTCTACAATTTATTCTAAAACCAAAAATAATTGTGGGGGAGAAGCTTTTATTGTGAttgatttgtgagtagcttctcgATGTCAGAATTGTttatgagaaaagagaagttaatcCAAACTAGGATAAGGTAATCTTTAACAGAAACTCTGCTTTTGCAGGGTTCGGAAAGGAGGGAATATGGCACAAATTTCAAAGTCTTGCGATGATGTGTTCAACCAGCTGGTTCAGGGTGGCGTTTCGCCAGATGAGCTTTATAATACAGTCTGCAAACAGGTATGTGTCTATCTACATAGACTGAGAATCATAGATGAAGGTGACATTCAATTATCACTCTGATGTTTCCTTCTATTATTGGAAGTTGTGGAATGCTATCAGCAGGCTAGGATTAGAAGTCTTGAATCTTAGATATTTTCTTTGTAGATAAAGCTTTTCTTAATAATTTGGAATGTCATGTTTATGTTGCTGGTGTTTCAATCAGTTATCCAGTTCCAGTTTCTTATActttttgaatttcaatttttttgttgttgattcaGGAGGTTGAAATTGTTCTTACAGCTCATCCCACACAAATTAATCGTCGTACCTTACAATTCAAACACATAAGAATTGCTgtgagttttttattgtttgTTTCAAATGGAATTTTTCTGCCTCAAATATCATATTAGCATTTTTCTCTGACTACTTCCCCCTTCCATGTAGCATCTTTTGGATTACAACGATCGACCTGATCTTAGCCCTGAAGATCGAGAAATGGTGATTGAAGACCTGGTACTATTGCTGAACTGTATTTTCATTCTAGAATGCCACGGTGCTATGTGGGGATGGGAGATAATCTCTTTCACTGCAAAATGGGCTGTGTGATTCCTTTTTTCTGAAAACCTCTCTTCTATTCTCATAGATCATATTGGTTTGGTAGGTCAGAGAGATAACCTCAATATGGCAGACAGATGAGCTTAGGCGCCAAAAACCCACTCCTGTTGATGAAGCTAGATCCGGTAAGCTGCTTGTTAATATATATGTCAGCTCTTGCGTACTTAATTTCTCATGGAAAgaaaatagtaataatcctgACATATAAGAACtgcttgttttatttttgaattctcCCAGGTTTGAATATTGTGGAGCAGTCACTCTGGAAAGCTGTTCCTCATTATTTACGTCGAGTCAGCAATGCTTTAAAGAAGGTGTTTCATCTTTAATTCGTGGTCAATTAGCTGAAGATTCTTTtaagatttaaataaaatctATCGTCTGTTGCAGCATACTGGTAGGCCACTTCCATTGACTTGCACTCCCATCAAGTTTGGATCTTGGATGGGAGGTGATAGAGATGGAAACCCAAACGTGACAGCAAAGGTGAGGTTTTTTAATATCCATTCAAGTGCACACTGTCTAGTGTCATGTGTGTTTCTGTAAAGAGAAGTTTTAATTCTTATTGTACACAGAGAAATGTAGATGGGAAAAATAAGCTGCCTATTATTATGTCAAATAGTTATATGAactattattttataaataattttcttgAGGTGGTGACAGCATGTTTCTTCCTGTTTCAAATATTAGAAGCTGTTATTTGTAGTTTAAATATTACTAGAATCTTTTGGCCAAATTTTTGTTGGAGAACATTTATCCTACTAATTTTGCTTTAGTCCTGTAAATCTTGAAATATTTAATAGTTCTTTATAAGTGTTATTCCTTTTGTTCCTCAGGTCACAAAAGATGTTTCACTTCTATCTAGATGGATGGCTGTTGACCTCTATATTCGGGAAGTGGATAGCCTCCGATTTGAGCTATCCATGAACCGGTGCAGTGATAGGTTATTAAGACTGGCACATGAAATTCTAGAAGGTTTGTGAGTTGAATTTTGTATCTGGTGAAATCCTACCGGATGCCAATGGATATAGCTGTCACCTTTGTTTTATATTATGTGACCTGCAAGCACTATTTGTCAAAATTATCACATTTCTTTTGCTCACAAAGACCTGAATGCATGCTTTGGAATCAGTGAAGTTCAATCTTTTTACTTTGATTTGCCTGATATCATTTGAGCAGAACCCTTAATTTTCACTTCAAAGCTTAACTATTTTTGTTCATGTTTGTTTCTAAAATATTAGCACAAAAATTTGGACTAAGAATTTACAAGGATACACTTACATCTAATCCATTGTCAAATCTCATCTAATTTAATAAGATGGACCCCAGCTGCCTGTGGTAGATACTGAAGAACTTTGTATAACATATTCCTGGGAGTGTTTTCTGATATTTTAGTTTCAAGCAATGATGTATGCTGTGTGGATAATATTTCAAAGTTTGGTATGACTGAGACTGTAATGTAGATAATATCTGGTAATGGCATGGGTCTTCACATTTCTTCCGAAATTATTCTTCTAGTACTTGAAGATATGTTTGATATTTATACTTCTATAATCAACTTCTAAGAGTTGATGGTCAGTTCTTCCTTTACAGAAGCTAACCATGAGAATCGCCGTGAAAATTGGAATCAGTCCGTGAAGAGAAGTCTGTCACTTCCAACACAACTTCCAGCTAGAGCTCATTTACCCTCTTTTGCTGGTACACATAATAGTTTTAGTAATTATTCTGTCTAGTGTTTTGAGAATACCATGTCATCGATGTCcatcatttttgttttctagaatctcacattttcattttattttgttgttccAACCTTTCTGATTACATGATATATAAATATTGGGAATCCCTCCTGCGTGTTAATGATGGGCTATTTAATTCATATCCTTCTTGGATTTATTCTTTCATGCAGAAAATGGTGAATCTCAACATCCTAGACTAGACATTCCTGGACCTGATCACATGCAACTCAATGACAAGGTAGATCAGTTCATCAATTCTGGAACTTCTGAATTTTATATAgaatactagataatgttttttatttatttataggaTGGTGGGGTTTCTTCAAGTTCAACTACATTCAAAAGTGGCAATCCCAATATTCGATTATCACTAACAGGCTCAGCAAATTCTAGTGCTTCTTCAGCTGCAGTTTCATCCCCTCCTTCTCTCAACTCTAGTCAATTACTTGCTCAGAGGAAGGTCCAGTTTGCAGAGTCCCAGACAGGAAGGTCCAGTTTTCAGAAGCTCTTGGAGCCACAACTCCCTCAACTTCCTGGTATTGCTCCTTATAGAGTTGTCCTGGGGAACGTAAAAGCAAAGGTATTGTTACAAATTTAAAGAAGCGATAGGTACTTTATAATTGACTGTACTAGTGTTGGTATTGAACGTTTGTTGTTTGTGTGAGAGAAATAAATTATACATGCATGTTATTGTCTCTTTGACATTATTGGCTTTAGTACCCTCACATACGCCTAATAAGTTTTTGGCATTTTTGCATCCTCTGCAAAGGCTTCAAATGATTTCCACTAGACACtagtttgaaaatgaaataacaGATTGCATAATTTCCTGATTGGGGTACATGTGATGATGTTGAAAGTTTCATATTGAATTCAATTCAGCTTGACTATTTTTTAGTGGATaaattcaattcaattgcaaAATGCACGCCAAATCACAGAATATTGTAAGTTTGGAAAATCAAATGGCCAAAACCACTATAGAATGATATTATTACTGAAGAATGTTACGGTCAATACAGCTATATGGATTGCTTGTATTATTTATTGATTAGTAGTAAGATACTTACATGCTTGTCCTTGATTTTATAGATTTGAGATTTCTCCATGCCTCTAGATTTTAGTTTAGATGAATTGATTTGTCTGTGTTATTTGAGTATCTACTGAATATgaaataacatttttttctcTGTTAGTTAACAGTTTTCAATTGAAATTGTTATTATAATTGATGCATGCATCTTCTGTTCCATGTGTCCAGCTTGAGAGAAGTCGCAGACGGTTAGAACTTCTTCTCGAGGATGTTCTGTGTGATTATGATCCTTTGGATTACTATGAGACATCTGATCAGCTTCTGGAACCTCTGCTCATCTGTTATGAATCTTTGGtactctttctccttctttcttTTCCCTGAATGGCTGTCCACACTTGCTATTTAACTCTCTATGCCTTCAGCAATCATGTGGATCCGGGGTGCTAGCTGATGGTCGACTTGCTGATCTGATACGTAGAGTTGCTACCTTCGGAATGGTGTTAATGAAGCTTGACTTGCGTCAGGTCtgatttaaattttatgtttgTTATTGCTTCTGTAATCAGCTGGGACCTGAAACTATCAGTATGACAGGAATCTGGGAGACATTCAGAAACACTTGATGCAATTACAAGCTATTTGGATATGGGTACTTACAGTGAATGGgatgaagaaaagaaactagACTTCTTAACAAGAGAGCTGAAAGGGAAGAGGCCACTAGTGCCTGTTAGTATAGAGGTGAGGTGGTTTAAGAGTTTTTAGTATACCGTTTAACAAACTGTATATCTCGTGGGATAATAGAGTTACTGTTTGTATTTTATAAAGGGAAAGAAGTTGATATCATGCTCATTCCAATCCTTTTTTATTGATACCTTAAATAAATGTATATTTTTTGATGTTCTATCTATGACTCAAATATCTAATTTTGATATCCTAGTTatatccaaaagaaaaaaacctaAGGCTATTTTAAAAATGCAACCAAGATAcaacaattattattttatcagGATTAAATAATTAACTCAAAAGAGAAGTTGCTTTTGCTTTATTTATTTGTTACTTATCTATGGTTAATTATCCCTTCCATTCACTTATCAATTCTTTCATAACATTTAGACCAGTCAACAGATCAAAACCACCTATATTTTTCCAATTCTTAATGATCTAATACGTccaactattcaactacttgtGATCATTTAATAGTTTTCTGTTTAACATTGCTGAGTGTTTCTGATTTGTATcttgatttttttcttcattaggTTCCAGCTGATGTTAAAGAAGTCTTGGATACATTCCGAATTGCTGCTGAGCTAGGGAGTGATTCACTTGGAGCCTACGTGATCTCTATGGCATCAAATGTATGATTCATTGCTGCTACTCTTACAAATTATGCATACAATTTGTGCAATACCAAATTACCAATTGTAGATTCCAGTCTCACTTGGCCTTTATGGCATTAAAAATACATGCTTTGACAATCTTCAGGtccttcatttttctctttatacTTAGCATTTTATTTTGTGTGGAAAGTCCCTTTCCCTATAGTCTGTCAAgatggttttgataaattttgtTTTCTAATATGTTATTTGCATTTTAACTTTACAGCTATATTGTGTTAGAAGAGTTGAATTTGGTATTCACCTGAGGATAATGAACTTTTACTTGATTATTAGGCAAGTGATGTCCTTGCAGTAGAGCTTTTACAGAAAGACGCACTACTTGCTGCTATTGGGGAGTCGGGAAGAGCATGTCCTGGTGGGACGTAAGTATGGAACCCTAGCTGTTTATACTGTTCTGGTTAAAATAAACCATgagatatttttttaaaaaatgtttgaaaATTCAGTTGTGGGGATGAAATTGCTGTAATAGCCTGATCATATAAAATATTTGTGCGAGAATACCTTGTAGTCATTCACTATTTTTACTGGGTCAAAACTCCAAAGTTAAGGTGCTGGATAAGAAGAAAATGTGATAATCTATGAAGTGTTTGTGGTATTTTCCTGGATATCTCAAAAATCTCGGAGGTAATCACAACTGTTTCAGTCTGGTTAGAATGCTTAACTTTCACTGACATGTTTACAATAGGTTGCGGGTGGTCCCTCTATTTGAAACCGTGAAGGACTTGAGAGAAGCTGGTTCAGTTATCCGAAAACTACTATCAATAGACTGGTACCATGAACACATCATTAAGAACCATAATGGGCATCAAGAGGTACCTTTTTAATCAGAgagatttatttcatttaacGATATGGATATTATGTGAAATTCATGTGATAGaattacaaattttttttttggttattgggaGGGACTAAGCCCATAGAATTACAAATTTAAATATGCAGGTTATGGTTGGATATTCCGATTCTGGTAAAGATGCTGGCCGCTTCACTGCTGCTTGGGAGCTTTACAAAGCTCAGGAGGATGTTGTAGCTGCTTGCAATGATTATGGTATAAAGGTTACACTGTTCCACGGCCGTGGAGGCAGTATTGGTCGAGGTGGTGGCCCAACTTATCTGGCTATTCAGTCCCAACCACCTGGGTCTGTGATGGTAGGTTATGCATCATAACATTTTTAGTTGATTCAAAGACTTTAATTCCTCATGATCATAAGGAAATGATGTAGCATCTGCACTATTGTTGGACTGATGGTGATTAATGGTTAATGTAACCTTTATTTCGTGTTTTTTTGACTTTGAGTTGTTAACCATGCAACTATCTTGGTtgaattttggaaaatattcagtAATCTTACACAACCTTCAGGCTATTTGAGCATCTGAAATTTCTTACTTATTTTTGCATTAAATTCAAGTTGTATGCTCGACTATGAATTGGATTTTAGGTGATGTGATTACTAGTCGTAAGGAATAAGTTTGATCTCTGATAGGCTGCTTCAACACTCAACAGTGAAATTGTCTAGGTTGAATTTTGGTGAACATCCAGTAATCTTAACAACTTCAAGGCTAGTAAAGCACCTGAAATCTCTTTTTTATTATTCACTTGCACATCAAAATTATGCTCAACTATTAATTGGATGTTAGTTTAATTTAGTCCATGTTATCACTTGTCTTAAGGAGTTGGTTTTACATCTGAAGCTGCTATCTGATAGGACATTTGAACACACAAATTTATCTTTTTCGCGGTACATTGCAGGGAACTCTTCGGTCTACTGAGCAGGGAGAGATGGTAGAGGCCAAGTTCGGGCTGCCACAGATTTCTGTTAGACAACTTGAAATATACACCACAGCAGTGCTACTTGCAACCCTCCGTCCACCTATCCCACCTCGAGAAATAAAATGGCGTAATCTCATGGAAGAGATCTCAAAGATCAGTTGCGAATGTTATCGCAATGTTGTCTATGAAAATCCAGAATTCCTTTCCTACTTCCACGAAGCCACACCCGAAGCAGAACTCGGCTTCCTTAACATTGGTAGCCGCCCTGCAAGAAGGAAGAGCTCAACCGGGATTGGGAACCTTCGCGCTATCCCTTGGCTATTTGCATGGACTCAAACCAGATTTGTTCTTCCAGCTTGGCTTGGAGTCGGAGCAGGTTTGAAAGGTGCTTGTGAGAAAGGCCACACTGAAGAGCTGAAAGCCATGTACAAAGAATGGCCTTTCTTTCAAAGTACAATGGACCTTATTGAGATGGTTTTGGGGAAAGCTGACATTCCTATAGCTAAGCATTATGATGAAGTTCTTGTGTCAGAGAAGAGGCAAGAGCTTGGCCATGAGCTGAGAAGTGAGCTCATGACAGCTGAGAAGTTTGTTCTGGTGATTAGTGGGCATGAGAAACTTCAGCAGAATAATAGGAGCTTGAGGAGGCTAATTGAGAATAGACTTCCCTTCCTCAATCCTATGAACATGTTGCAGGTGGAGATTCTCAAGAGGTTGAGACGGGACGATGACAACCTTAAAATCAGAGATGCTTTGCTTATCACCATAAATGGGATTGCTGCAGGGATGAAGAATACAGGTTGAGTTTACTTTTCAAGGAAAATAATGTACATATACCCTTTAAGCAATTCAACTTTGTTCACCCGTTTCCCTATCCTtgctttagatttggtttgttaAGGAAAGACTGACATAGACAAGTGAATGCCTGAATTGTTTGTTATGAACTTAGAAGGTTATTGTAATATAAGATTGTGATGGAAAATTCTGTTTTTTTCTGCATTTTGGCTCCTACTTCTTACTCTGAAGAATATTTTCTAAACATATTTCTGGGGTGAGAAATGATAATTTCTGTGGACAATCAAATGGAAATGGGGCCAACACTATTCAGCAAGGAACTAGATTTCAACTCAAATGATTATTCCTATTTTCAATAATGTAATGATCAAATTTGAAAGTTTCAATGTAGTCATCTTTTCAATACTGAAAAATCTAGTAGTACTCATGatttttcattcaataaattcTTCACCAATGATTACTTCATCAGATGTTGCTTTCATTATGTTTCTTTCACTTTCTCCTGATGCGCCTAGAACTTCTGTTGAGCTTTCTGTTTCCCTCAATTTTGGTTTAACTGTACAATGTAATATAGTATAGAATTATACAAATGGCTCTATTAGtacaaaaataaatacaattagTTCTCTGAGTTCAGCATTGAAAGTTTGGGATCCAACTGCACCAAGTTATTACGTCTCTTATAGCATAATGCATAATCAAGAAAACCCTGCATTAAGTTGATTCTGAGTCCTCAAGTTCTATGTGGCCTCCATTGGATTCAGTTCAACTTGGAACCTCAACTAGACCCAACATATACTCAACCAGCTCCAATTGCCTTACTTTAAATGTTAGTGCAATATGATCATCACAAACTTGATGGTGATGGGCTCCTGTCATCTCATAGTGATGACAATTTCTGATCCTAGGCTTTCAGTTCTTAGCTCATcaacattaaaaacaaaatttgtggCCCATTGTCTCCACTATATAGTTCAGATGTAAGATAGAAAAAAAGTGCCTTGTGTTTTTAAGACGGAGAAACTACTCTCAACTCAAAACTACATTTTCATTCAGCTGTGTAACTTTTTAGGGTtcgaagttttaactttaaaTATGGTAATTAGAAGGCATAATAAGGCAAGCCTTGGCGCAGCGGAAAGATTGTTGCCAATGCCATGTACTTTGCGATCACAAATTCGAGCCGTGAAACCAGCCTCCTCAAGATTTTCCCTCTATGGTAATAAGAAGGCATGGGGTAGCCATGTTGGCTACAACTAGGTgcattcacttttttttttgcttcatcattCTTATTGAAGAAGAAACTAGTGTCTCCCACAGAAAAGGAATCTGATCACCAATTTTACATGCCTAACTTTAATATATTTTAGTATCCTCTTTTCCACCAAAAACAGAAGATGCTATGTGTTGTTTAAAGGAGATACCATGCCAGCATTGAAGGAAGTGAGGTTCAATCAAGGTGACTGCAAGAAATGCTATAATTGAAACTTGCCCCCTATAGTGGTACTGGTGTCCAACCCAGTACAAGCTCTAGTGCCAATTTTTCATGTGAGTTCTCCCTACAGGTAAAATAATTTCATCTTTCTCAAGGATTGGGACTTCCATCGACCATTATCCTTTTGGAATTTGGGTAAGATGCAAAGTTTGAaactatattttattttcaggTGCCAACCGGCCTAACTC is a window of Lotus japonicus ecotype B-129 chromosome 5, LjGifu_v1.2 DNA encoding:
- the LOC130717831 gene encoding phosphoenolpyruvate carboxylase 4-like — translated: MTDTTDDIAEEISFQSFDDDCKLLGNLLNDILHREVGTTFVDKLERIRVLAQSACNMRQAGIVNMAELLEKQLASELSQMTLEEALTLARAFSHYLTLMGIAETHHRVRKGGNMAQISKSCDDVFNQLVQGGVSPDELYNTVCKQEVEIVLTAHPTQINRRTLQFKHIRIAHLLDYNDRPDLSPEDREMVIEDLVREITSIWQTDELRRQKPTPVDEARSGLNIVEQSLWKAVPHYLRRVSNALKKHTGRPLPLTCTPIKFGSWMGGDRDGNPNVTAKVTKDVSLLSRWMAVDLYIREVDSLRFELSMNRCSDRLLRLAHEILEEANHENRRENWNQSVKRSLSLPTQLPARAHLPSFAENGESQHPRLDIPGPDHMQLNDKDGGVSSSSTTFKSGNPNIRLSLTGSANSSASSAAVSSPPSLNSSQLLAQRKVQFAESQTGRSSFQKLLEPQLPQLPGIAPYRVVLGNVKAKLERSRRRLELLLEDVLCDYDPLDYYETSDQLLEPLLICYESLQSCGSGVLADGRLADLIRRVATFGMVLMKLDLRQESGRHSETLDAITSYLDMGTYSEWDEEKKLDFLTRELKGKRPLVPVSIEVPADVKEVLDTFRIAAELGSDSLGAYVISMASNASDVLAVELLQKDALLAAIGESGRACPGGTLRVVPLFETVKDLREAGSVIRKLLSIDWYHEHIIKNHNGHQEVMVGYSDSGKDAGRFTAAWELYKAQEDVVAACNDYGIKVTLFHGRGGSIGRGGGPTYLAIQSQPPGSVMGTLRSTEQGEMVEAKFGLPQISVRQLEIYTTAVLLATLRPPIPPREIKWRNLMEEISKISCECYRNVVYENPEFLSYFHEATPEAELGFLNIGSRPARRKSSTGIGNLRAIPWLFAWTQTRFVLPAWLGVGAGLKGACEKGHTEELKAMYKEWPFFQSTMDLIEMVLGKADIPIAKHYDEVLVSEKRQELGHELRSELMTAEKFVLVISGHEKLQQNNRSLRRLIENRLPFLNPMNMLQVEILKRLRRDDDNLKIRDALLITINGIAAGMKNTG